Proteins encoded in a region of the Veillonella parvula genome:
- a CDS encoding NUDIX hydrolase codes for MDKKLSNFLEKREHTVLTDIDIITAAVAVPLLDIDGEDHVVFTVRSNKLRRQPGEISFPGGHCEPNDKSGAHAAMRECSEELGIDLDKIELLGNLDCLVSAIGVKLYAVAVRLHTSDLKPNPDEVGEVFTVPLQYLLEMEPTVGHLDIATRPLKDFPFHLLEGYNIDWKIRQNYSVYFYPYKQYTIWGLTGRVLKNFLDIYKEIYLHNNPYIN; via the coding sequence ATGGACAAGAAACTATCTAATTTCCTAGAAAAACGAGAACATACTGTTCTTACAGATATCGATATTATAACTGCGGCAGTAGCGGTTCCATTATTAGATATCGATGGGGAAGATCATGTAGTCTTTACTGTGCGCAGTAACAAACTCCGCCGTCAGCCTGGTGAAATTAGCTTTCCTGGTGGCCACTGTGAACCTAATGATAAAAGTGGTGCTCATGCTGCCATGCGTGAGTGCTCTGAAGAACTAGGTATAGATTTAGACAAAATAGAATTACTTGGTAATTTAGACTGCTTGGTATCTGCTATAGGGGTAAAACTATATGCCGTAGCCGTACGCCTACATACAAGTGATTTAAAACCAAATCCTGATGAAGTAGGAGAGGTATTCACCGTTCCATTACAATATCTATTAGAGATGGAGCCAACTGTAGGTCATCTAGATATAGCTACAAGACCATTGAAAGATTTTCCATTCCATTTATTAGAAGGCTACAACATAGACTGGAAAATTAGACAAAACTACTCCGTTTATTTCTATCCCTATAAACAATACACCATATGGGGACTAACGGGGCGAGTGCTAAAAAACTTTTTAGATATATATAAGGAGATTTATTTGCATAATAATCCTTATATAAATTGA
- a CDS encoding endonuclease MutS2, whose amino-acid sequence MFNEDVLDFHHIKEQLQQHCSSTIAKELAMHIEPMTDAKAIQENLDETAEAMRSLQTEVEQPLGGTRDIRESCKKSRKDFVLTREALWDIYLTIGAYKRMTKFFRTKYMEYPLLSLWVQDMPNTDRIENRFKRVFDEKGELLDTASPKLASLRNTIIKTREKIKNDIQAILHDKDNQKYFQEMIITQRNNRYVIPVKQEYRQYFDGLIHDRSATGQTLYIEPMRLVNLNNELQEALIGEEQEVLRIYRELSALVKQHSNDLMDACEKVSHIEFVYGKASLAIAYKGVPAILSTDRTVNLMRARHPLIPPNVVVPTNIQLGTSYRILLITGSNTGGKTVSLKTLGLLSLMNQCGLFIPADHGSMLPIFHNIFADIGDEQSIEASLSTFSAHMTQVISIIKHCGPNDLVLLDELGSGTDPEEGSALAVSILEFFRKKGALMMVSTHYNELKNYAYHTEGIENGHVEFDERTLKPTYRLHIGVAGSSHALSIVARLGLPKDIVTRAAEYKSQFGSHEMEEVLSDLNEQLRKASERERALKKELDETRRMRGQLEKEKKQFNEKRKQILAKAQADAEAIKRSLRVEGEAIIKQLKSQFSETNKDKRQSAINAARKGISNVHVPEAPVDDDRKSLTADAIKVGQAVYVTSLRSLGTVLSINGNRVNVDINGLTATVKVSELQSTTREEGNKLAREQKASMPKTRKRMGGSAVQRQKEVRTEINILGQTVDEATVSVGRFIDQALLGGVSQVRIIHGKGTGALREGVHQYLRTLPHVAHFETAGYDEGGAGATNVVLK is encoded by the coding sequence TTGTTTAACGAAGATGTATTAGACTTTCACCATATAAAAGAACAATTACAACAACATTGTAGTTCTACCATTGCTAAAGAATTAGCCATGCACATCGAACCTATGACAGATGCTAAAGCTATTCAAGAGAACCTTGATGAAACAGCAGAAGCCATGCGTTCTTTACAAACTGAGGTAGAACAACCGTTAGGTGGTACGCGAGATATTCGCGAATCCTGTAAAAAGAGTCGCAAAGACTTTGTCCTTACTCGTGAAGCATTGTGGGATATTTACTTGACCATTGGTGCTTATAAGCGGATGACAAAGTTCTTTAGAACAAAATATATGGAATATCCATTGCTATCCCTATGGGTACAGGATATGCCGAATACAGATCGCATTGAAAACCGTTTTAAACGCGTTTTTGATGAAAAAGGGGAATTGCTTGATACAGCATCTCCTAAATTAGCGAGCCTTAGAAATACGATTATTAAAACACGTGAAAAGATTAAAAATGACATTCAAGCTATCTTGCACGACAAGGATAATCAAAAGTATTTCCAAGAAATGATTATTACGCAGCGTAATAATCGCTACGTAATACCTGTAAAACAGGAGTATCGCCAATACTTTGATGGTCTTATTCACGACCGTTCTGCAACGGGTCAAACACTCTATATTGAACCGATGCGCTTGGTGAATCTAAATAATGAATTACAAGAGGCGTTGATTGGTGAAGAGCAAGAGGTATTGCGTATTTACCGTGAGTTATCAGCCCTTGTAAAACAACATAGTAATGATTTGATGGATGCCTGTGAAAAGGTATCACACATCGAATTTGTATATGGTAAGGCGAGCCTTGCTATTGCTTATAAGGGTGTACCGGCCATCTTGAGTACTGATAGAACTGTCAATCTCATGAGAGCTCGGCACCCATTAATCCCACCGAATGTGGTAGTGCCTACAAATATTCAATTAGGTACATCTTACCGTATTTTATTGATTACTGGTTCTAATACAGGCGGTAAAACAGTCTCCCTTAAAACATTAGGGTTATTGAGTTTAATGAACCAATGTGGTTTATTTATTCCTGCTGATCACGGCTCTATGTTGCCAATATTCCATAATATCTTTGCCGATATTGGGGATGAACAAAGTATTGAAGCAAGCCTTAGTACGTTTTCTGCTCATATGACACAAGTTATTTCTATCATTAAACATTGTGGACCTAATGATTTGGTGTTGCTTGATGAGCTAGGTTCTGGTACAGATCCAGAGGAAGGTAGTGCACTTGCTGTATCTATCCTTGAGTTCTTCCGTAAAAAAGGCGCCCTTATGATGGTAAGTACCCATTATAATGAGCTTAAAAATTATGCGTACCATACAGAAGGGATTGAAAATGGCCACGTAGAGTTTGATGAGCGTACATTAAAGCCTACGTATCGACTTCATATCGGTGTAGCTGGTAGTAGCCATGCGTTGAGTATTGTGGCTCGTTTAGGCTTACCAAAAGACATCGTAACACGTGCTGCAGAGTATAAATCTCAATTTGGCAGTCATGAAATGGAAGAAGTTCTTTCCGACTTAAATGAACAACTTCGTAAAGCCTCTGAACGTGAAAGAGCATTAAAGAAAGAGCTGGACGAAACACGTCGCATGCGCGGCCAATTAGAGAAGGAAAAGAAACAGTTTAATGAAAAACGTAAACAAATCTTAGCCAAGGCTCAAGCAGATGCAGAAGCTATAAAACGTAGTTTACGCGTAGAAGGGGAAGCGATTATCAAGCAATTGAAATCGCAATTCTCCGAAACAAATAAGGATAAGCGTCAATCTGCTATTAATGCTGCACGTAAGGGCATTTCTAATGTACATGTACCGGAAGCTCCAGTAGATGATGATCGTAAGTCCTTGACAGCAGATGCTATTAAGGTGGGCCAAGCTGTGTATGTTACGTCATTGCGCTCATTAGGTACTGTATTGTCTATCAATGGTAATCGAGTGAATGTAGATATTAATGGATTAACAGCTACAGTTAAGGTTAGCGAATTACAATCTACTACACGTGAAGAAGGCAATAAGCTGGCTCGTGAACAAAAGGCATCCATGCCTAAGACACGAAAACGTATGGGTGGTTCTGCTGTACAACGCCAAAAAGAGGTTCGCACTGAAATCAATATTCTCGGTCAAACCGTAGATGAAGCGACAGTATCTGTTGGTAGATTTATTGACCAAGCCTTGCTGGGTGGTGTTAGCCAAGTACGTATTATCCATGGTAAGGGAACTGGTGCATTACGAGAAGGTGTTCATCAATATTTGCGTACCTTACCGCATGTAGCCCACTTTGAAACAGCAGGCTATGATGAAGGTGGTGCAGGAGCTACTAATGTAGTTCTGAAATAA
- a CDS encoding transglycosylase domain-containing protein: MSNNSNARSSRRSNGSGSTPKKTSPKRLFWICALLLILIVAGGGCGFISATLSNLPDVSNVRPSASSQIYDVHGNLITTVHSTENRLPVPLKDVPKDLQNAFVATEDSRFYSHHGIDPVGILRAVWVNIVHSGVSEGGSTITQQLARNAFLSQDRTFKRKISEALLALKIEQHYTKDEILEMYMNQIYFGQGAYGVQSAAHVYFGKDASQLTLAQAALIAGLPQSPNYYSPFNDLEASKKRQAVVLGQMVKYGYITQEQADEARQADLGLVAKQEQTHEKSNASYFINYVIAQVSEKYGDDAIYKDGLKIYTTLDMDAQNAAVAAMQNLPNYYTDSNGLHQPQGAIVAMNPHNGYIMAMVGGRGDDAFNRATQAERQPGSSMKPFVYLAAIQSGKTPGSIVDDSPVTFGNWSPKNYENDFVGNITYRYALQHSRNVAAVKVADEVGMSKIIKLAKEMGITTLTDQDNNLSTALGGLTHGVTPLEMVQAYGVLANGGIKVQPTAIVKIVDRNGQVVEENSIQEKRVVDEKDAAIITNMLESVINGGTGGNAAIGRPAAGKTGTTDDSKDAWFVGYTPDLVAAVWIGDDYGSETLRGMTGGDTPAIMWGQFMANALANTPASDFPVPSSAQSAIAEGYFNPVKVQPKKEAAKDEKADKKDDKDKSKDEAVKDDSGSKDDATEQKSNSSKSKKSSKKDR; encoded by the coding sequence ATGAGTAATAACTCAAATGCGAGAAGCAGCCGCCGTTCTAATGGTAGCGGCTCTACACCGAAGAAAACAAGTCCGAAGCGTCTATTTTGGATTTGTGCCCTTCTCCTTATACTCATCGTAGCCGGAGGTGGCTGTGGTTTTATCAGTGCCACACTGTCTAACCTACCAGATGTATCCAATGTACGTCCTTCCGCATCGTCTCAAATTTACGATGTCCATGGTAATCTCATCACAACGGTTCATTCCACAGAGAATCGATTACCAGTACCTTTAAAAGATGTACCAAAGGATTTACAAAATGCCTTTGTTGCTACTGAGGACTCTCGCTTCTATTCCCATCACGGTATCGACCCTGTTGGTATCTTGCGTGCTGTATGGGTTAACATTGTTCATAGTGGCGTATCTGAAGGTGGTTCTACAATCACTCAACAGTTAGCGCGTAATGCATTCTTATCTCAAGACAGAACATTTAAACGTAAAATTTCTGAAGCATTGCTAGCACTTAAAATTGAACAACATTACACTAAAGATGAAATCCTTGAAATGTACATGAACCAAATTTACTTTGGCCAAGGTGCATACGGTGTACAATCTGCAGCTCATGTATACTTTGGTAAGGATGCTAGCCAATTAACGCTAGCTCAAGCAGCACTCATTGCAGGCTTACCACAAAGTCCTAACTACTACTCTCCATTCAATGATTTGGAAGCTAGTAAAAAACGTCAAGCTGTTGTATTAGGCCAAATGGTTAAATACGGTTACATTACACAAGAGCAAGCTGATGAAGCACGTCAAGCAGATTTAGGCTTAGTGGCAAAACAAGAACAAACGCATGAAAAATCTAATGCATCTTACTTCATCAACTATGTTATTGCACAAGTTTCTGAGAAATATGGCGATGATGCAATCTATAAAGATGGTTTAAAAATTTATACAACTCTTGATATGGATGCACAAAATGCAGCTGTAGCAGCAATGCAAAACTTGCCTAATTACTACACTGATAGCAATGGTTTACATCAACCACAAGGTGCTATCGTAGCTATGAACCCTCATAATGGTTACATTATGGCTATGGTTGGTGGCCGCGGTGATGATGCATTTAACCGTGCTACACAAGCAGAACGTCAACCAGGTTCCAGTATGAAGCCATTTGTATATTTAGCAGCTATTCAATCTGGTAAAACTCCTGGTTCTATTGTAGATGATAGCCCTGTTACATTTGGTAACTGGAGCCCTAAAAACTATGAAAATGACTTTGTAGGTAATATTACATATCGCTATGCATTACAACATTCTCGTAACGTAGCTGCCGTAAAAGTTGCTGATGAAGTAGGCATGTCTAAGATTATTAAACTTGCCAAAGAAATGGGTATCACTACCCTTACAGATCAAGATAATAACTTGTCTACTGCACTTGGTGGTTTAACTCATGGTGTAACACCTCTTGAAATGGTTCAAGCTTATGGTGTACTCGCTAATGGTGGTATCAAGGTTCAACCTACGGCAATCGTTAAAATTGTTGATCGCAACGGCCAAGTGGTGGAGGAAAACTCCATCCAAGAAAAACGCGTTGTAGACGAAAAAGATGCAGCAATCATTACAAATATGCTAGAATCCGTTATAAATGGCGGTACTGGTGGTAATGCCGCAATCGGTCGTCCTGCAGCAGGTAAAACTGGTACAACAGATGATTCCAAGGATGCTTGGTTCGTTGGTTACACGCCTGATTTAGTAGCTGCCGTTTGGATTGGTGATGACTATGGCTCGGAAACATTACGAGGCATGACCGGTGGTGACACACCTGCTATTATGTGGGGCCAATTCATGGCAAATGCTCTTGCCAATACCCCTGCTTCTGACTTCCCTGTTCCTTCTAGTGCTCAATCAGCAATCGCTGAAGGTTATTTCAATCCTGTGAAAGTACAGCCGAAAAAAGAAGCTGCTAAGGACGAAAAAGCAGACAAAAAAGACGATAAAGACAAATCGAAAGATGAAGCTGTAAAAGATGACAGTGGCTCAAAAGATGATGCAACTGAACAGAAATCTAATTCATCCAAAAGTAAAAAGTCTAGTAAAAAAGATCGTTAA
- the tyrS gene encoding tyrosine--tRNA ligase, whose amino-acid sequence MVSAQEQVRQIKHGVADLINEQDLVKKIEKSIKENKPLVVKLGLDPTAPDIHLGHTVPLRKLRLFQEFGHQVVIVIGGFTARIGDPTGKSVTRPPLTKEEVLKNAETYKTQIFKVLDPEKTIVRDNSEWLESMNFADVLRLASSYTVARMMERDDFNKRFKEGRAIGVHEFMYPLMQGHDSVALHADVEFGGTDQTFNLLMGRHLQELEGQEPQVVITMPLLEGLDGVQKMSKSLGNYIGIDEEPKEMYGKAMSIPDELMMRYFMLVTDMPIEEQEDMEKRLESGELHPRDAKMQLARTIVRLYHGEEAALEAEEEFKRVFQQRALPTDIPEYAIDAPTEPIFVPQFCTDAGLTASNGEARRSIKAGAFKVNGEKYTEENLTLEEGMIVQVGKRKFIKIKFN is encoded by the coding sequence ATGGTTAGTGCTCAAGAACAAGTGCGCCAAATTAAACACGGCGTAGCAGATTTAATTAACGAACAAGATCTTGTAAAGAAAATAGAAAAATCCATTAAGGAAAATAAACCTTTAGTTGTAAAATTGGGTTTGGACCCAACAGCGCCAGATATTCATTTAGGCCATACAGTACCACTTCGTAAACTACGTTTGTTCCAAGAATTTGGTCATCAAGTCGTAATCGTTATCGGTGGTTTCACTGCTCGTATTGGTGATCCTACTGGTAAAAGCGTTACTCGTCCACCACTTACAAAAGAAGAAGTATTGAAAAATGCTGAAACATATAAAACTCAAATCTTCAAAGTGTTGGATCCTGAAAAAACTATCGTTCGTGACAACAGTGAATGGCTTGAATCCATGAACTTTGCTGATGTACTTCGCTTGGCAAGTTCTTACACTGTAGCGCGTATGATGGAACGTGATGATTTCAATAAACGTTTCAAAGAAGGTCGTGCAATCGGTGTTCATGAATTTATGTATCCGTTGATGCAAGGTCATGATTCCGTTGCTTTACATGCTGACGTTGAATTTGGTGGTACAGACCAAACTTTCAACTTGTTAATGGGTCGTCATTTACAAGAATTAGAAGGTCAAGAACCACAAGTTGTTATCACAATGCCATTGCTTGAAGGCCTTGACGGTGTTCAAAAAATGAGTAAATCTTTAGGTAACTACATCGGTATTGACGAAGAGCCTAAAGAAATGTACGGTAAAGCAATGTCCATTCCTGATGAATTGATGATGCGCTATTTCATGCTCGTTACAGATATGCCAATCGAAGAGCAAGAAGATATGGAAAAACGTCTTGAAAGTGGTGAATTACATCCACGTGATGCTAAAATGCAATTAGCTCGTACCATCGTTCGTTTGTACCATGGTGAAGAAGCTGCTCTCGAAGCAGAAGAAGAATTCAAACGCGTATTCCAACAACGCGCGTTGCCTACAGATATTCCTGAATACGCTATAGATGCGCCAACAGAACCAATCTTTGTACCACAATTCTGTACAGATGCTGGGTTAACTGCCTCTAATGGCGAAGCACGTCGCTCCATTAAAGCTGGTGCTTTTAAAGTAAATGGAGAAAAATATACAGAAGAAAACCTTACCCTTGAAGAGGGCATGATCGTTCAAGTAGGTAAACGTAAATTTATAAAAATTAAATTTAACTAA
- the ppsA gene encoding phosphoenolpyruvate synthase encodes MNRETAYVLWFDELQREDVNLVGGKSSSLGELTSSTNVPVPYGFATTAHGYREFMKATGLEDKIRAELDALDDVENSALLREVCAKIRRMICEEEMPKELADAIRHAYEELGKKVNEENPFVAVRSSATAEDLPDASFAGQQDTYLNVRGADVIIEKVKECYASTFTDRATYYRVKQGFDHMTVALSAAVQMMVFSKAAGVMFTVDLVTGNDNNILIEGSWGLGEYVVQGTVTPDNFHVDKEKMEITDRMINDKHIRLVRKADGDCVEEVVPADEAKQQVITDAQVLELAKYAKAIEKHYGCYMDMEWGVDERDGKIWILQARPETVWSRKEKPKITEKPSTLDAGNREIIVKGLPASPGNAAGKAHVIINPEDIDEFKEGEILVTAMTAPDWVPAMKKAKAIVTDAGGMTCHASIVSRELGIPCIVGTKSRSHEATTSIKDGQMITVDATNGIVYDGVLEDIVKKPEAQATASVATEYVPVTGTKIYMNLGNPDLAEKHGVLPCDGIGLMREEFIWTTFIHEHPLHLIETGRSDFAVNTLAEGMRKVCQALAPRQVVVRLSDFKSSEYRDLNGGDKYEPHESSALLGWRGAARYYDPKYTPAFKLELEAIKKVRNEFGFKNLQVMIPFCRTVEEAELVTNLMAQEGLVRGKDFKIWLMAEIPANIILADQFNKYVDGYSIGSNDLTMLVLGCDRDNETVQHIYDERNLAVRRAIRHLIEVAHKDGKTVSICGQAPSVYPELCEFLVKSGIDSISVNPDAVVNTKKMVAQIEQRIMLDAMTGRGRQETDDLTW; translated from the coding sequence ATGAATCGCGAAACAGCATACGTACTTTGGTTTGATGAATTACAACGTGAAGATGTTAATTTAGTTGGTGGTAAGTCTTCTTCCTTAGGGGAATTGACATCCTCCACTAATGTACCTGTACCTTACGGTTTTGCTACAACTGCTCATGGTTATCGTGAGTTTATGAAAGCAACAGGTTTGGAAGATAAAATCCGCGCTGAACTTGATGCGTTAGATGATGTAGAAAATTCTGCATTATTGCGTGAAGTATGTGCTAAAATTCGCCGCATGATTTGCGAAGAAGAAATGCCAAAAGAATTGGCAGATGCTATCCGTCATGCTTATGAAGAACTTGGTAAAAAAGTAAACGAAGAAAATCCATTCGTAGCAGTTCGTTCTAGTGCAACAGCAGAAGACTTGCCAGACGCAAGCTTTGCAGGCCAACAAGATACATATTTAAATGTACGTGGCGCTGACGTTATCATCGAGAAAGTAAAAGAATGCTACGCATCTACTTTCACAGACCGTGCAACATACTACCGTGTAAAACAAGGTTTCGATCATATGACAGTAGCATTGAGTGCTGCCGTTCAAATGATGGTATTCTCTAAAGCCGCTGGCGTAATGTTCACTGTTGACCTTGTAACAGGCAACGATAACAACATCCTTATCGAAGGTTCTTGGGGGCTTGGTGAGTACGTTGTACAAGGTACAGTTACACCAGATAATTTCCATGTAGATAAAGAGAAAATGGAAATTACAGACCGCATGATTAATGACAAACATATCCGCTTAGTTCGTAAAGCTGACGGCGATTGCGTTGAAGAAGTTGTTCCAGCAGATGAAGCTAAACAACAAGTTATTACAGATGCCCAAGTTTTGGAGCTTGCTAAATACGCAAAAGCAATCGAAAAACATTATGGTTGTTACATGGATATGGAGTGGGGCGTAGATGAACGAGACGGTAAAATTTGGATTTTACAAGCTCGCCCAGAAACAGTTTGGTCCCGTAAAGAAAAACCAAAAATAACTGAAAAACCTAGCACATTAGATGCAGGTAATCGTGAAATTATTGTAAAAGGTTTGCCAGCTTCCCCTGGTAATGCAGCCGGTAAAGCTCATGTTATCATCAATCCTGAGGACATTGATGAATTCAAAGAAGGCGAAATCCTTGTCACAGCTATGACAGCTCCTGACTGGGTACCAGCAATGAAAAAGGCAAAAGCAATCGTTACTGATGCTGGTGGTATGACTTGTCACGCGTCTATCGTTAGCCGTGAGCTTGGTATTCCTTGTATCGTAGGTACTAAGAGTCGTAGCCATGAAGCAACAACATCCATTAAAGATGGTCAAATGATTACTGTTGATGCTACAAATGGTATCGTATATGATGGCGTATTAGAAGATATCGTTAAAAAGCCAGAAGCACAAGCTACTGCAAGTGTTGCCACTGAATATGTTCCTGTAACAGGCACTAAGATTTACATGAATTTAGGCAATCCTGATTTAGCTGAAAAACATGGTGTATTACCATGTGATGGTATTGGTCTAATGCGTGAAGAGTTCATTTGGACTACTTTCATTCACGAACACCCATTACACCTTATTGAAACTGGTCGCAGTGACTTTGCGGTTAATACATTGGCAGAAGGTATGCGTAAAGTGTGTCAAGCATTAGCTCCTCGCCAAGTAGTAGTTCGTTTGAGCGACTTCAAATCTAGCGAATACCGTGATCTCAACGGTGGCGACAAATATGAACCACATGAATCCAGTGCATTACTTGGCTGGCGTGGTGCAGCTCGCTACTATGATCCAAAATATACACCTGCTTTCAAATTAGAATTAGAAGCAATCAAAAAAGTACGTAACGAATTTGGTTTCAAAAACTTACAAGTTATGATTCCATTCTGCCGTACTGTAGAGGAAGCTGAACTTGTTACTAACTTAATGGCTCAAGAAGGCCTTGTACGCGGTAAAGATTTCAAAATCTGGCTTATGGCTGAAATTCCAGCAAATATTATCTTAGCTGATCAATTCAATAAATATGTAGATGGTTATTCCATCGGTTCTAACGATTTGACTATGCTCGTTCTTGGCTGTGACCGTGATAATGAAACAGTTCAACATATCTATGATGAACGGAATCTAGCAGTTCGCAGAGCGATTCGCCATCTCATCGAAGTGGCTCACAAAGATGGTAAAACTGTATCCATCTGTGGCCAAGCGCCAAGTGTGTATCCTGAACTTTGCGAATTCCTCGTGAAGAGTGGTATCGACTCTATTTCTGTTAATCCAGATGCGGTTGTGAACACTAAGAAAATGGTGGCTCAAATCGAACAACGAATTATGCTCGATGCTATGACTGGTCGTGGTCGTCAAGAAACTGATGACTTAACTTGGTAA
- a CDS encoding pyruvate, water dikinase regulatory protein: protein MAEKIIYAISDSLGETAEAVARATASQYDKEQIEIVRIPYIDSESQIDEVIADAKRGNHVICHTIVSETLRKYLHEKVAEYNIPAVDIMGPVLDAVGTVASTKPRMTAGMVHKLDQEYFKKVEAIEFAVKYDDGKNPSGFEKADVVIIGVSRTSKTPLSMFLAYKKIKAANLPLVPEVPLPEELFKIPAKKIVGLIIDPFKLNNIRSERLRAIGLEDEANYASIERIQSELEYAKAIMRRLHCQVLDVSNKSIEETASLVMQLIDKNRASEGK from the coding sequence ATGGCAGAAAAAATTATTTATGCAATATCGGACTCCCTTGGGGAGACCGCAGAGGCTGTAGCAAGAGCTACGGCGAGTCAATATGATAAGGAACAAATTGAAATTGTTCGTATTCCTTATATTGATAGTGAAAGCCAAATTGATGAAGTTATAGCAGATGCAAAACGTGGTAATCATGTTATTTGTCATACCATCGTATCTGAGACTTTACGTAAATATCTTCATGAAAAAGTGGCGGAATACAATATTCCTGCTGTCGATATTATGGGCCCAGTTCTCGATGCTGTAGGTACTGTTGCATCCACAAAGCCTCGTATGACAGCTGGTATGGTTCATAAGCTTGACCAAGAATACTTCAAAAAGGTAGAAGCCATTGAATTTGCCGTAAAATATGACGATGGTAAAAATCCATCTGGCTTTGAAAAGGCCGATGTAGTTATTATTGGTGTATCTAGAACAAGTAAGACACCATTGTCTATGTTCTTGGCCTACAAAAAGATTAAAGCTGCCAATTTGCCATTAGTACCTGAGGTACCATTACCAGAGGAATTATTTAAAATTCCAGCAAAGAAAATCGTGGGCCTTATTATTGACCCATTCAAATTAAATAATATTCGTAGTGAACGTTTGCGTGCTATCGGTCTTGAAGACGAAGCAAACTACGCATCTATTGAGCGTATTCAATCTGAATTAGAATATGCAAAAGCTATTATGCGTCGTTTACATTGCCAAGTGCTAGATGTTTCTAATAAATCTATCGAAGAAACAGCATCTCTAGTTATGCAATTGATCGATAAAAACCGTGCATCGGAGGGTAAATGA
- a CDS encoding helix-turn-helix transcriptional regulator codes for MKLSKRQEQIAQIVREEGPVTGSAIAEHLEVTRSALRSDLSVLTMLGVLDARPNVGYYYVGLSKETQTAERLKSFLVSDVLSQAVVVNGDTSLYDTIVTIFTEDVGTILVCDDSYLVGVVSRKDLLRASMGQTDSHTMPISMIMTPVSKVITVEPTDTLVEAAQKMIDYEVDCLPVVVREDVENKKRLKVVGRVSKTTVAKVFLECSIH; via the coding sequence GTGAAACTGTCGAAACGACAAGAACAAATTGCTCAAATCGTTCGTGAAGAAGGGCCTGTAACGGGCAGTGCTATTGCTGAACATTTAGAGGTTACTAGATCTGCATTGCGTTCAGATTTATCGGTGTTAACTATGCTAGGTGTTTTAGATGCGCGTCCGAATGTAGGTTACTACTATGTGGGACTTTCAAAAGAAACACAAACGGCGGAGCGATTAAAATCATTTCTGGTAAGTGATGTATTATCTCAAGCCGTCGTGGTCAATGGGGATACAAGTTTGTATGATACGATTGTTACTATATTTACTGAAGATGTAGGGACTATTCTAGTGTGTGATGATTCCTATTTAGTAGGTGTAGTATCTCGTAAGGACTTGTTGCGTGCCTCTATGGGGCAAACAGATTCGCACACAATGCCTATATCTATGATTATGACCCCTGTGAGCAAGGTTATAACTGTGGAGCCTACTGATACATTAGTAGAGGCTGCACAGAAGATGATAGATTATGAAGTGGATTGTTTACCTGTTGTCGTTCGCGAGGATGTGGAAAACAAGAAACGTCTAAAGGTTGTAGGCCGTGTATCTAAAACGACGGTAGCGAAAGTATTTTTAGAATGTAGCATACATTGA